GGACGCGTACGAGGTAACCAACCAACCACCCACCCCACCCCTCGCGCGCAACCAGCCAAACCACGCGCAGACGACGACGGCGATCGATCGGAGCCCGgagccccctcctcctccggccgccgcccaggTAGCGATCACGACCACGACCACGATCGCACCCGCCTCGCCCGCGCGCGCGTGACTCTGCCCGCCGTCGATCAGGTAATTAATTGGTTTGGTATGTATGATCTCCTTCTCGTCCGGCCCCCGATCAGGGCTGGCATAAACGTGTGATTCCGTTGGATACTGATACTGATTACGGCCGCCGACCGATCGATCTGGTGGATCTTATTCTGTGCGTGGGTGCGTGCGCAGATGAGTGTGTCAGGGTCGGAGAGCGGGGCCTCGGCCAACAAGCCCAAGTGTATGTCACCATGATTGTGCCGCATTCTTTGATTTGATTTCCCTATTTTGCCGAGAGAAACAAAAATGCAGGCGCGCGTGCTCCTGTGACTGATTAAATTCCCGTTCCATTTTGGCAGATTCTAAATTCACGCAGCAGGAGCTCCCGGCATGCAAGCCGTTGCTAACTCCCGGAATCGTAATTATTACTCCAttcgtttctcttgtgatgatcgtTGCAAATGTAACATCGATTTATCAAACTGAATGTAACATGAAACCTTCGATTGATAGGTCATAGGCGCCTTCTCGCTCATCGGCATCATCTTCGTCCCGATAGGGCTCGCGTCCCTGTCAGCGTCGCAGGAGGTGAAAAATTCAGACAAGCGCAGATGTAGTGCTATATGAACAAAATGCATTTCATCTTTGCTGTTCCCTAATTTGCCGCTACTACAAAATGCAGATTGTTGAATTGATAGATCGATACGATGAGGAGTGTGTTACCGCCAGCGACAAGATCGGGTTCATCCAGGACTCCAAGGCCAACAAGGCGTGCACCAGAAAGATCACGGTGCGATTTAGAGACACATTTTCTCATTCAGAAATGCGCCTGAACTTGAACAGAGGCAGCCCTGAAGATAACAGCTGGGCGTCTTTGTGTTCAGGTGCCCAAGCCGATGAAAGGCCCCATACACGTCTACTACCAGCTGGAGAACTTCTACCAGAACCACCGGCGGTACGTCAAGAGCCGGAGCGACCAGCAGCTGCGCGACAAGGACTACAAGGACCCTAAGGCGGTGATCAAGGCCTGCGACCCAGAGGCCACCACCGGCGATGGCTCCCTCATCGTGCCCTGCGGCCTCATCGCCTGGAGCCTCTTCAACGACACCTACGCCTTCTCCGTCAACAAGAAGTCGGTGACGGTGAACAAGAAGGACATCGCCTGGGCCAGCGACAAGAACAGCAAGTTCGGC
The sequence above is a segment of the Triticum dicoccoides isolate Atlit2015 ecotype Zavitan unplaced genomic scaffold, WEW_v2.0 scaffold2061, whole genome shotgun sequence genome. Coding sequences within it:
- the LOC119345105 gene encoding ALA-interacting subunit 1-like, whose protein sequence is MSVSGSESGASANKPKYSKFTQQELPACKPLLTPGIVIGAFSLIGIIFVPIGLASLSASQEIVELIDRYDEECVTASDKIGFIQDSKANKACTRKITVPKPMKGPIHVYYQLENFYQNHRRYVKSRSDQQLRDKDYKDPKAVIKACDPEATTGDGSLIVPCGLIAWSLFNDTYAFSVNKKSVTVNKKDIAWASDKNSKFGSNVFPVNFQKGGLIGGGNLNDKLPLSEQEDLIVWMRTAALPTFRKLYGRIEADIMASDEITVVIQNNYNTYSFGGTKAVVLSTASWIGGKNNFIGVAYVAIGGICLLLAMGFIVLYVVKPRALGDPAYLSWNKEAAEYSH